In one window of Gorilla gorilla gorilla isolate KB3781 chromosome 2, NHGRI_mGorGor1-v2.1_pri, whole genome shotgun sequence DNA:
- the IP6K2 gene encoding inositol hexakisphosphate kinase 2 isoform X5 yields MSPAFRAMDVEPRAKGVLLEPFVHQVGGHSCVLRFNETTLCKPLVPREHQFYETLPAEMRKFTPQYKGQSQRPLVSWPSLPHFFSWSFPLWPQGSVA; encoded by the exons ATGAGCCCAGCCTTCAGGGCCATGGATGTGGAGCCCCGCGCCAAAGGCGTCCTTCTGGAGCCCTTTGTCCACCAGGTCGGGGGGCACTCATGCGTGCTCCGCTTCAATGAGACAACCCTGTGCAAGCCCCTGGTCCCAAGGGAACATCAGTTCTACGAGACCCTTCCTGCTGAGATGCGCAAATTCACTCCCCAGTACAAAG GACAAAGCCAAAGGCCCCTTGTTAGCTGGCCATCCCTGCCCCATTTTTTCTCCTGGTCCTTTCCCCTGTGGCCACAGGGAAGTGTGGCCTGA
- the IP6K2 gene encoding inositol hexakisphosphate kinase 2 isoform X4 translates to MWLHLTTGCRASWPEQAKEPRREGHTDKQQTEDVLAAGLRCLPHLPAICARRMSPAFRAMDVEPRAKGVLLEPFVHQVGGHSCVLRFNETTLCKPLVPREHQFYETLPAEMRKFTPQYKGQSQRPLVSWPSLPHFFSWSFPLWPQGSVA, encoded by the exons ATGTGGCTCCACCTCACTACAGGATG CAGAGCGTCCTGGCCAGAACAAGCCAAGGAGCCAAGACGAGAGGGACACACAGACAAACAACAGACAGAAGACGTACTGGCCGCTGGACTCCGCTGCCTCCCCCATCTCCCCGCCATCTGCGCCCGGAGGATGAGCCCAGCCTTCAGGGCCATGGATGTGGAGCCCCGCGCCAAAGGCGTCCTTCTGGAGCCCTTTGTCCACCAGGTCGGGGGGCACTCATGCGTGCTCCGCTTCAATGAGACAACCCTGTGCAAGCCCCTGGTCCCAAGGGAACATCAGTTCTACGAGACCCTTCCTGCTGAGATGCGCAAATTCACTCCCCAGTACAAAG GACAAAGCCAAAGGCCCCTTGTTAGCTGGCCATCCCTGCCCCATTTTTTCTCCTGGTCCTTTCCCCTGTGGCCACAGGGAAGTGTGGCCTGA